CGCGTCTATGGCGGCGTCGTCCCAGTCAAGACCCAGAAGCTCGCCGTCCGGGGACGACCGGCGCAGGATCTCGCGCGCGTGTCCGCCGCCCCCCACGGTGGCGTCCAGGTAGCGGCGCGCCGGCGACGGCGCGAGAATCTCCAGCACCTCATGAAGCATCACGGGCTCGTGCGCGTAGCTCATGGCGGCGGCCTTTCAATGACAGGTGGCCGCGCCCTCCCAGTCGTCATCGAAGCTCTCGATGGCATCGTCCAGAGAAGCGTAGTATTCGAACACGCCATCCATGCCCACCACCCGGAAGATATCCTTCAGGTGCGGACTCATGCCCGAGATCTTCAGGTCTCCGTTCATCTCGCGCAGCAGTCTCAGGCGATCCAGCAAGACCCCGATGCTCAGGTAGTTGATATGGTCGACCGCCTTGAGGTTCAGCACCACCTTGTGCCGTTCCTTCTCGATCAAGCCGCCGATCATGTCCTTGATCCGCACCATCTCCCGGAGGTCGATGTCGCCGTTGACGTCGATCACGGCGATATCCTGGATAGCCTTTCGGTCGAGTCCGATCATGGATCGCTCCTTTCTTCCGGCATCGCCTCGAGACTCACAGGCCCAAGTCCGAGAAAGAACCGGGATCCTCCATGAGTTGCCCCTCAGCCTCCGTGAACACCTCTTCCCAGGCGTCCTTGTCCCAGATGCGAAACTTGTCCCCCGCCGACACCAGCATCACGTCGCGCTTGAGGTCGGCGTACTTGCGCAACGTGGGCGGGATGAGAATGCGTCCGTGCGTGTCCACCTCGCACTCCATGGCTCCGCCGAGATAGTAGGTCTGAAACCGCACCATGTTGGGATCGAACTTGGGCCTCTGGCGCACCGCCTCCTCCAGCGCCGTCCATTCGTCCAGCGGGTACACATCGAGACAGCGCTTGGAGCTGACCACAAAGTTTGTGATAATAAGTCGAGGATCTCCCTTACCCAGGAGGATTTCGCGATACTTGGCGGGAATGCTCAGCCGCCCTTTGGTATCGACCGTATGCTCGTAACGTCCGCGGAACATTTGCGTACACTTTCGGTGCAAACCGAGTTGGAATTGCATGGGATTTTATCCCACTTTATCCCACCTGAGGCGAATATACCGTCGCACCAACCCCTCGTCAACACGAAAACGTCACAAACTTCGCGATTTGAGATGTAGCCGGATCGGATGCGGAAAGCATGAGTTATTCCCACATCTGGTTGGTCCGGAGCCGCCAAAGGGAGAGTCGCCACAAGATGTGGGTTTGAGAACCTGTTCGCAAGCGTCGGCTGGCGGCGAGTTGCGCAGGATTCTTTCGTCCTCGGCAAGGCGCGATGACGACGGGGCCGCGACGGCCCGTCCGTGGGCGGAACGGGTGGGGAACGGGCGGGAACCGTGTGGAGGTTCGTGGCGAATCGCCGCCGAACGGAGGGACGGGGGACCAGCGGACCGGTAAGCCGGATTCTGTCGCGCTTCCCAACGAGAAGCGGGACGGTCATTCATCTAGCCCCGCGATTGCTCGCGGGGTCCAGCGACCTTACCCGAGGGCTTCGGGCGGACGACCCAACCCTCCTATTTGGTCTTGCTCCGGGTGGGGTTTACCAAGCATCCGCCATCACTGGCGGACCGGTGAGCTCTTACCTCGCCATTTCAACCTTACCCGGTGGTCCGGCGTGAAACCGGAACCCGCCGGGCGGTGTGTTTTCTGTGGCACTTTCCCCCGATCGCTCGAGGCCGCCGTTAACGGCCACCCTGTCCTGTGGAGTCCGGACTTTCCTCCTCCACGAAGCCGCGGAGGCGACCGTCTGGTCCGCTGGTCTATCCTCAGTTTCCCGTTTGC
Above is a genomic segment from Deltaproteobacteria bacterium containing:
- a CDS encoding STAS domain-containing protein; protein product: MIGLDRKAIQDIAVIDVNGDIDLREMVRIKDMIGGLIEKERHKVVLNLKAVDHINYLSIGVLLDRLRLLREMNGDLKISGMSPHLKDIFRVVGMDGVFEYYASLDDAIESFDDDWEGAATCH
- the mraZ gene encoding division/cell wall cluster transcriptional repressor MraZ; this translates as MFRGRYEHTVDTKGRLSIPAKYREILLGKGDPRLIITNFVVSSKRCLDVYPLDEWTALEEAVRQRPKFDPNMVRFQTYYLGGAMECEVDTHGRILIPPTLRKYADLKRDVMLVSAGDKFRIWDKDAWEEVFTEAEGQLMEDPGSFSDLGL